The sequence CTCTACCGGGGCGGCCGTTACGAGCCACACCTTCTGGCCCGCGTCCAGGTGGGCCTGGGCCAGGGCGCGGGTACCGGGCCAGATGCGCTCGGCCATGTACTCGTCGTAGATCTCCTCGCCGATCGACATCAGTTCGGCGACGCGGTGGCCCTTGACGATGGACAGCGCGGAGTCGCGGGCGTCCTGCATGTGCTCGGGGTCCTCGACGCCGGCCAGCCGGAACCAGGCCTGCTGCCAGGCGAACCGGTACAGGTCGCGGGACTCGAAGAACCTGCGCTTGTAGAGGCCGCGGCCGAAGTGGAAGATCGCGGCGCCCTGCATCACGGTGTTGTCCAGGTCGAAGAACGCGGCGGCCTGGTCGTCGCCGTAGACCGGGAAGTCCGGTTCGGCGGCGCCGGGCGTGGTTGCGAGCTCCTCCAGTTCCTGGGAGGTCTTGCGCGCTGCCTCAGCCGAGGCCTCGCCTGCCAGCACGCTGCGCGCGGTCGCGGAGCGCCTACGGGGAGTGAGCCATCCGAGAGCGGCCATGGCGTGAGCATAGCCAGTTTGTTCGGTGCGGCTGGAGTCGGGAGGTTTGGATGCGGTGAACTCTTCGCGGCGGTGTTGTTGCGGGGCCTTGCCCTTGGGGGCGGCCCCTTGTCGGCTTCGCCGGGGGGTGTGCGTCGGGTGCGGATCCGGTGGGGGCTTGTCGCGCCGTTCCCCGCGCCCCTGGAAAGCCCCTGCGGGGCTTTGCGCCGTTCCCCGCGCCCCTAAATGGGACGGCCCCCTGCTTCAGGGGCGCGGGGAGCTGCGTGCTCGGGGCGTGGGGCGCGGGAGAATGGGGGGATGAGGTCTCTTTTTGGGCGTGGTGCGCGGCGGGAGCGGGTCGTTACTTTGATCGGGAAGCCCGACTGTCATTTGTGTGAAGACGCACAGGGAGTTGTGGAGAAGGTCTGCGGTGAGCTGGGAGTGCCCTGGGAGAAGAAGGACATCACCGAGGACGCGGAGCTGCACAAGGAGTACTGGGAGCAGATCCCGGTGGTGCTGGTGGACGGGGCGCAGCACACGTTCTGGCGGGTGGACGAGGGACGGCTGCGGCGGGCACTCACGGCGAAGTAGGGGCCGGTGGGGCGCAGGAGTAATCGGACCGTGGCCTGACTGAGTAGTCCGACGGGGCCGGAATGTCACTTAGGATCGAGGGCGATTCGTACTCGGGGGCGGGGATCGTAGAGGAGAGTGTGCGGTTTTGCCCCCAAGAAGTGAGGAACGAAGGCGCGTGTGCGCCGGTTCCGTACGGGTGCGCCGGGGGTGCGTGACCCCGGTCACGTTGGCCGGGCAAATCGGACACCATCTTTGTGCACGCGTTCACAAAGACATAGCCTGCATTCGACGGGGCGGTCCAGGAACGTGTGACCGCCTGAAGCCCCGCGCTACCCGCAGGAGCACCGTGGCAACTGGCCGAACTCACCGAACGGCGACCCGCAGCCGAGGGATTCCCGAGGCCACCGTCGCCAGGCTTCCGCTGTATCTCCGAGCCCTCACCGCTCTGTCGGAGCGCTCGGTACCCACGGTCTCCTCCGAGGAACTCGCGGCCGCGGCAGGGGTCAACTCCGCCA is a genomic window of Streptomyces sp. NBC_00414 containing:
- a CDS encoding HAD family hydrolase yields the protein MAALGWLTPRRRSATARSVLAGEASAEAARKTSQELEELATTPGAAEPDFPVYGDDQAAAFFDLDNTVMQGAAIFHFGRGLYKRRFFESRDLYRFAWQQAWFRLAGVEDPEHMQDARDSALSIVKGHRVAELMSIGEEIYDEYMAERIWPGTRALAQAHLDAGQKVWLVTAAPVEIATVIARRLGLTGALGTVAESVDGVYTGKLVGEPLHGPAKAEAVRALAAAEGLDLGRCAAYSDSHNDIPMLSLVGHPYAINPDAKLRKHARTLDWRLRDYRTGRKAAKVGIPAAAGVGAVAGGTAAAIALHRRRR
- a CDS encoding glutaredoxin family protein; translation: MRSLFGRGARRERVVTLIGKPDCHLCEDAQGVVEKVCGELGVPWEKKDITEDAELHKEYWEQIPVVLVDGAQHTFWRVDEGRLRRALTAK